Proteins from a genomic interval of Acetobacterium woodii DSM 1030:
- the rpoN gene encoding RNA polymerase factor sigma-54, with product MNIKFDLSINQTQKLIMTQEMRQSIEILQLSAMELNNLIETELMENPVLEFNEVSIKNVAPNNDEDGPIKGELAQEDLSPQEPLKESIQWDDYFNSMENADYRSQAQCSTAPEDEYGFEKFTSQEKTLHEYLHLQFNMLEMELSHSEKIIGEYLIDCINDNGYLIVDMNYIVNVLDVDEASIQKMISIIQGFDPSGIGCRNIEECLLIQLRQMGYDDDEVYMDIIKHHLVELADNQFKRIAQETGLSLEEIYEFKEVIKTLEPKPGREFSGSEQISYIIPDGSIEIVNDELVVKVNEVSAPRLQINNYYKKLLKNSDKNEETKVYLEKKLDGAAFLIKSIEQRRDTIKKVITAIAESQRCFFVEGAGDLRPLILKTIAEMVDVHESTVSRAIRGKYVQTPKGTFPLKFFFKRGYAQGEEDRSSDAIKRYIRDMIDQEDKKKPLSDQKISELLQQKNLDVARRTVAKYREALLIQPSSKRKEYRQS from the coding sequence ATGAATATCAAGTTTGACTTAAGCATTAACCAAACCCAAAAGTTGATCATGACTCAGGAGATGAGACAATCGATTGAAATTCTGCAGTTAAGCGCAATGGAACTGAATAATCTCATTGAAACTGAATTAATGGAAAATCCGGTCTTGGAATTCAATGAGGTTTCGATAAAAAATGTGGCTCCGAATAATGACGAGGACGGACCAATTAAAGGCGAGCTGGCACAAGAGGATTTGTCACCACAAGAACCGCTAAAAGAATCGATTCAATGGGACGACTATTTTAATAGTATGGAAAACGCTGATTATCGTAGTCAGGCACAATGCAGTACGGCTCCGGAAGACGAATATGGTTTTGAAAAGTTTACTTCTCAGGAGAAAACGCTTCATGAATATCTGCATCTTCAATTTAATATGTTGGAAATGGAGCTGAGCCATTCGGAAAAAATAATTGGCGAATATTTGATCGATTGTATCAATGATAATGGTTATCTAATTGTTGATATGAATTATATTGTGAATGTGTTAGACGTTGATGAAGCAAGTATTCAAAAGATGATTTCAATTATCCAGGGATTTGATCCCAGTGGGATTGGTTGTCGAAATATTGAGGAGTGCCTATTGATTCAATTGCGGCAAATGGGATATGATGACGATGAAGTATATATGGATATTATCAAACATCATTTGGTTGAATTAGCCGATAATCAATTTAAGCGGATAGCCCAGGAAACGGGTTTATCGCTCGAAGAAATCTACGAATTTAAAGAAGTGATAAAAACGCTCGAGCCGAAACCCGGGCGGGAATTTTCCGGTTCGGAACAGATTTCTTATATTATTCCCGATGGCAGCATTGAAATTGTTAATGATGAATTGGTCGTAAAGGTCAATGAGGTATCGGCACCACGGTTGCAAATTAATAATTATTATAAAAAGTTGTTAAAAAATTCGGATAAAAACGAAGAAACAAAGGTTTATTTAGAGAAAAAACTGGATGGTGCGGCTTTTTTGATCAAGAGTATCGAACAGCGCCGCGATACAATCAAGAAAGTAATTACTGCGATCGCCGAATCTCAGCGTTGTTTCTTTGTTGAAGGCGCCGGAGATTTACGGCCATTGATTCTAAAAACAATTGCCGAGATGGTTGATGTGCATGAATCGACGGTCAGTCGGGCGATTCGCGGGAAATACGTACAAACGCCGAAAGGGACATTCCCGTTGAAGTTTTTCTTTAAGCGGGGTTATGCTCAAGGTGAAGAAGATCGCTCTTCAGATGCCATTAAACGATACATTCGCGATATGATTGATCAGGAAGATAAGAAAAAACCATTAAGTGATCAGAAAATATCCGAATTATTGCAGCAAAAAAATTTGGATGTGGCCAGGCGCACCGTTGCGAAATACCGGGAAGCGCTTTTGATCCAACCATCATCCAAGCGCAAAGAATATCGACAATCGTAA
- the flgB gene encoding flagellar basal body rod protein FlgB: protein MIGDSITTALYQKALDGTWQREKAISNNIANSETPGYKAIRVNFEDALKSEMNKLRSGSNSNDSDFIDKMDSIQSINNSNIDVYEGATSSRLDENNVDLESENIDMSKSVLQYYYLVRGVSDSYSRLKTAINGGK from the coding sequence ATGATCGGTGACTCAATAACAACGGCTTTATATCAAAAAGCATTGGATGGTACCTGGCAACGGGAAAAGGCAATCAGTAACAACATTGCTAATTCCGAAACACCCGGATACAAAGCGATTAGGGTAAACTTTGAAGACGCTCTAAAATCAGAGATGAACAAGCTTCGAAGTGGATCGAATTCCAATGATAGCGATTTTATTGACAAAATGGACAGTATTCAATCCATCAATAACAGTAATATTGATGTTTATGAAGGTGCTACGTCTAGTCGTTTAGATGAGAACAATGTGGATTTAGAATCAGAAAATATTGATATGTCCAAATCGGTACTGCAATATTATTATCTTGTTCGAGGTGTAAGCGATTCATATTCCAGATTAAAAACAGCAATTAATGGAGGGAAATAA
- the fliS gene encoding flagellar export chaperone FliS, with amino-acid sequence MQYANAYQESKRYAIESLSKGEVVIKLFEEAEKQVKMASILIERESIAKSYNCIAKAQKIITSLNLSLDMQYPISIELNEMYNFIFDKLGEANVNRDVQLLKDLLSLINDLKDSFKEAEKISNPKRSRGL; translated from the coding sequence ATGCAATATGCTAATGCTTATCAGGAATCCAAACGCTATGCCATTGAATCTTTGTCCAAAGGTGAAGTGGTTATTAAATTGTTTGAAGAAGCTGAAAAACAAGTAAAAATGGCTAGTATTCTTATTGAACGGGAAAGTATTGCTAAATCCTATAATTGTATTGCGAAAGCACAAAAAATCATTACTTCATTAAATTTATCTTTAGATATGCAATATCCAATTTCAATTGAATTAAACGAAATGTACAATTTTATTTTTGATAAATTGGGCGAGGCCAATGTTAATCGAGATGTTCAATTATTAAAAGATCTGTTATCATTAATTAATGACCTTAAAGATTCTTTTAAAGAAGCCGAAAAAATCAGTAACCCGAAAAGATCCAGAGGACTCTAA
- a CDS encoding flagellar export protein FliJ, whose amino-acid sequence MKKFQFQLGKLLSYKDQNLENEMMILGGLTRQLSDEMDKQLDLEDQQEKCRINYERDMANAITPTACQVYIHYMSFLKEQIKIVEKRIDEITEKIDLQIEVVKGLKLETRSLEIVKENKYDEYKKEMLKETEKEMEEFITTRKIMKNGS is encoded by the coding sequence ATGAAAAAGTTTCAATTTCAATTAGGAAAATTGCTTTCCTACAAAGATCAGAATTTAGAAAATGAAATGATGATTTTGGGCGGACTCACCAGACAATTAAGTGATGAAATGGATAAGCAATTAGATCTGGAAGATCAGCAGGAAAAATGTCGGATCAATTACGAACGGGACATGGCGAATGCGATTACGCCAACCGCTTGTCAGGTTTATATCCATTATATGTCTTTTTTAAAAGAACAGATTAAAATTGTCGAAAAAAGAATCGATGAAATAACTGAAAAAATTGATCTTCAAATTGAAGTCGTGAAAGGGCTGAAACTTGAAACGCGGTCTTTAGAAATCGTTAAAGAAAATAAATACGATGAATATAAAAAAGAAATGCTAAAAGAAACCGAAAAAGAAATGGAAGAGTTCATTACGACCAGAAAAATTATGAAAAATGGGTCTTAA
- a CDS encoding FliH/SctL family protein, which yields MSSIVKAKWVTHIDKPVGIAVEKQPEKQLKNESKPDQTEDTVVNQSAEDESVEAMRSANELMKEAIKASQEIKEKSQETGYKEGFSQGYATGHEEGYREGTQEGFQAGLRDGLDEGMAKAAAELDLKLTEINELYQLIAKERQNALDQQEQNLLDIAFEIAKKIMKNQVQEDKDLFLKFFDEVIHGDEEDLKIYLSENQKTLDLHVNKEMAEKLKKLAHKSKVIILKDEDKIMVETNDSVIDMSLPVQLNQLEKAIEESS from the coding sequence TTGTCTAGTATTGTTAAAGCGAAGTGGGTTACACATATCGACAAACCAGTCGGAATAGCGGTTGAAAAACAGCCTGAAAAGCAGCTAAAAAATGAATCGAAACCGGATCAAACTGAAGATACGGTGGTGAATCAGAGTGCTGAGGATGAAAGTGTGGAAGCAATGCGTTCCGCCAATGAGCTGATGAAAGAAGCGATTAAAGCCAGTCAGGAAATCAAGGAAAAATCGCAGGAAACTGGTTATAAAGAAGGCTTTTCACAAGGGTATGCAACGGGACATGAAGAAGGATATCGGGAAGGCACTCAGGAAGGGTTTCAGGCCGGCCTCAGAGATGGTCTTGATGAGGGGATGGCCAAGGCGGCGGCAGAGCTTGATCTAAAACTGACGGAGATTAACGAACTTTATCAATTGATCGCTAAAGAACGCCAAAATGCGCTCGATCAACAGGAGCAAAATTTACTGGACATTGCTTTTGAGATTGCCAAAAAAATAATGAAAAATCAGGTTCAAGAAGATAAAGATTTGTTTTTAAAGTTTTTTGATGAAGTCATTCATGGGGATGAAGAGGATCTAAAGATTTATTTGTCTGAAAACCAGAAAACATTGGATCTTCATGTTAACAAAGAAATGGCGGAAAAATTAAAAAAGCTAGCCCATAAATCCAAGGTGATTATTCTTAAAGATGAGGATAAGATCATGGTCGAAACCAATGATTCAGTCATTGATATGAGTCTGCCGGTACAATTAAATCAGTTGGAGAAAGCCATCGAAGAGAGTTCTTAA
- the flgC gene encoding flagellar basal body rod protein FlgC encodes MSFLSSFNISGSGMTAQKYRLDIISQNIANAQVTRTENGQPYRRKMTVLSSVNTGTFQDALKTATGVVQQEGVQVDGIIADPSALVPVYDPTHPDANAEGYVMYPNVNTAQEMTDAMGASRAYEANVTAFNATKSIVLKALEIGR; translated from the coding sequence ATGAGTTTTTTAAGTTCTTTTAATATTTCAGGATCTGGGATGACAGCCCAAAAATATCGATTGGATATTATTTCACAGAACATTGCCAATGCGCAAGTAACCAGAACTGAAAACGGACAGCCGTATCGGCGTAAAATGACCGTATTGAGTAGTGTCAACACCGGGACTTTTCAAGATGCCCTTAAAACAGCAACGGGTGTCGTTCAACAAGAAGGCGTTCAGGTTGACGGGATTATAGCAGATCCTTCAGCTTTAGTACCGGTTTATGATCCAACGCATCCGGATGCGAATGCCGAGGGGTACGTGATGTATCCCAATGTGAATACCGCTCAGGAAATGACCGATGCGATGGGTGCCAGTCGAGCTTATGAAGCAAACGTAACGGCATTTAATGCAACAAAATCAATTGTTCTAAAGGCCTTGGAAATTGGCCGATAA
- a CDS encoding flagellar hook-basal body complex protein FliE yields the protein MFIVPMNSIISGSNIGSVAGDLGKTAATADTGAAGDFKAVLQDVIGNVEKTEAATKVDAYNLSIGNMDDMHTMMINSAKADVALQTMVQLRNKVLESYQTVMNTGL from the coding sequence ATGTTTATAGTACCGATGAATTCAATCATTAGTGGCAGTAACATTGGTTCTGTTGCCGGTGATTTAGGAAAAACTGCCGCAACCGCGGACACTGGTGCTGCTGGCGATTTTAAAGCAGTATTGCAGGATGTTATTGGCAATGTTGAAAAAACGGAAGCCGCGACGAAAGTGGATGCTTATAATTTGTCAATTGGCAATATGGATGATATGCATACCATGATGATCAATTCAGCCAAGGCCGATGTTGCCCTTCAAACGATGGTGCAATTGCGAAATAAGGTTTTAGAATCATATCAAACCGTTATGAATACTGGTTTATAA
- the trxB gene encoding thioredoxin-disulfide reductase — protein MYDTIIVGAGPAGLTAGIYAARGALKVLIIERGGIGGQIATSWEIENYPGAPAESNGPGLTERMRAQCEEFGVEFSTRTYLSSRKTTQGFIVETDAGTLETQTMIMATGAEPKLIGCKGELELRGMGVSYCATCDANFFKGLKVAVIGGGDTALEEAMYLTKFAKEIIIIHRRDELRGAKILQQRIKENDQISLLLDSVVEEIKGNGLVESIVVKNVKTNELSEISLDGVFVFVGQKPNSEPFVGLLERDARDYLLTDDEMRTNIPGIFAAGDIRHKSLRQVVTATGDGAIAAVNVIKFIEELK, from the coding sequence ATGTATGACACAATTATAGTTGGTGCTGGGCCGGCTGGTTTGACGGCCGGAATTTATGCTGCGCGTGGAGCCCTTAAGGTTCTGATTATTGAAAGGGGCGGTATTGGTGGGCAAATTGCCACCAGTTGGGAAATTGAAAATTATCCGGGAGCTCCGGCGGAAAGTAACGGACCTGGTTTAACCGAACGAATGCGTGCGCAATGTGAGGAATTTGGCGTTGAGTTTTCAACCCGAACTTATTTATCGTCTCGTAAAACAACGCAAGGTTTTATTGTCGAAACGGATGCGGGGACTTTGGAAACCCAAACCATGATTATGGCAACCGGAGCGGAACCTAAACTGATTGGTTGCAAAGGTGAATTAGAATTACGGGGGATGGGCGTTTCTTATTGTGCGACCTGTGATGCCAACTTTTTTAAAGGCTTGAAAGTAGCGGTCATTGGTGGTGGCGATACGGCCTTGGAAGAAGCAATGTATCTGACCAAATTTGCTAAAGAGATCATTATCATCCATCGACGCGATGAGCTTCGGGGAGCAAAAATTCTGCAGCAGCGAATCAAAGAAAATGATCAGATCTCCTTGTTGTTGGATTCTGTGGTTGAAGAAATTAAAGGAAACGGTCTGGTCGAAAGTATTGTGGTTAAAAATGTCAAAACGAATGAACTGTCCGAAATCTCGCTTGATGGTGTTTTTGTGTTTGTTGGTCAAAAACCCAATTCAGAACCTTTTGTCGGACTTTTGGAACGGGATGCCAGAGATTATTTGCTTACAGATGATGAAATGCGAACGAACATACCGGGCATTTTTGCGGCTGGCGACATCAGACATAAATCGTTAAGGCAGGTCGTGACGGCAACCGGCGATGGGGCTATTGCCGCAGTAAATGTCATTAAATTTATTGAAGAACTTAAGTAG
- the fliI gene encoding flagellar protein export ATPase FliI, whose protein sequence is MNKSEICKAIQRAETYQYFGKIEKVVGMMIESVGPECSIGDLCKIFDQNADRFILAEVVGFRGNKVLLMPYEEPEGISFGNIVEPTGSSLRIGVSQDMIGRVVNAMGEPIDGGGPIANTMPYEIQSAGANPFSRPCIDDILEFGVKAIDGLLTIGKGQRMGIFAGSGVGKSTLMGMIARNVKTQVNVIALVGERGREVRQFLENDLGPEGLERSVIVVATSDQPPMQRMKCALTATTIAEYFKDQGNDVLLMMDSLTRFAMAQREIGLATGEPPVARGYTPSIYAMMPKLLERSGNFETGSITGIYTVLVEGDDMNEPVADTVRGIIDGHIVLSRKIAARNHYPAIDVLNSVSRLMSNIVSKEQMEAASSMRNMMSVYDTNYDLISIGAYKSGSNPSLDIAIKKIGGINKYLQQKVDEKCFYDESLEAMKKAVL, encoded by the coding sequence ATGAATAAATCGGAGATTTGCAAAGCTATTCAGCGTGCGGAAACCTATCAATATTTTGGGAAAATTGAAAAAGTTGTCGGAATGATGATTGAATCAGTGGGACCGGAATGCAGCATTGGTGATTTATGCAAAATATTTGACCAAAATGCTGATCGCTTTATTTTGGCTGAAGTGGTTGGATTTCGCGGAAATAAGGTATTATTGATGCCATATGAAGAACCGGAAGGGATTAGTTTTGGCAATATTGTCGAACCAACCGGTTCTTCCTTGCGAATTGGCGTATCACAGGACATGATTGGCCGGGTTGTTAACGCGATGGGCGAACCGATTGATGGCGGCGGCCCGATTGCCAACACCATGCCTTATGAGATTCAAAGTGCTGGGGCAAATCCCTTTTCGAGACCATGCATTGACGATATCCTTGAGTTTGGGGTGAAAGCCATCGATGGTCTATTAACAATTGGAAAAGGCCAAAGAATGGGTATCTTTGCCGGTAGTGGGGTTGGAAAAAGCACCTTGATGGGAATGATTGCCAGAAATGTAAAAACCCAGGTAAATGTAATCGCATTGGTGGGTGAACGAGGCCGGGAAGTTCGCCAGTTTCTGGAAAATGATTTAGGTCCGGAAGGACTTGAACGATCGGTAATTGTGGTGGCAACTTCAGACCAACCACCGATGCAGCGAATGAAATGCGCTTTAACGGCGACAACCATTGCCGAATATTTTAAAGATCAGGGAAATGACGTTTTGCTAATGATGGATTCATTAACACGTTTTGCGATGGCGCAACGGGAAATCGGATTAGCAACCGGAGAACCGCCGGTCGCCAGAGGTTACACGCCATCGATTTATGCCATGATGCCAAAACTCCTGGAACGGAGTGGGAATTTTGAAACCGGCTCGATTACAGGAATTTATACCGTGTTGGTGGAAGGGGACGATATGAACGAACCGGTTGCCGATACCGTCAGAGGCATTATCGATGGGCATATCGTTTTATCACGTAAAATTGCGGCCAGAAATCATTATCCGGCGATTGATGTTTTAAACAGCGTTAGTCGGTTAATGTCAAACATTGTCAGCAAGGAACAGATGGAAGCGGCTTCCTCAATGCGTAATATGATGTCGGTTTATGATACCAATTACGACTTGATTAGTATTGGAGCCTACAAAAGCGGCAGTAATCCGAGTCTTGATATTGCGATTAAAAAAATTGGCGGGATCAATAAGTATTTGCAGCAAAAAGTAGATGAAAAGTGTTTTTATGATGAAAGTCTTGAAGCGATGAAGAAGGCTGTCTTATGA
- the fliG gene encoding flagellar motor switch protein FliG has product MDVSLTPRQKAAQVVISLGADIASNIYKHLQEDEIEILTYEITRQESVPPEVSDQVIDEFYGLCVAQKVYIEGGINYARNVLEKAFGIQQGSALLERVTKTLRTKAFEFIRKADYKNLMNMIMNEHPQTIALVLSYARADQASAIISELPKSIRVEVVERIARMDRTSPEIIRQVETILERKFESVVSFDLLEVGGINYIAEIMNNIDRGTEKYIFDELSKNDAKLSEEIRKRMFVFEDIVILDPMSIQRFLQEIDTKEMSVALKGANKAVADIIFENMSQRMGETVKSEMEYLHNVRVRDVEEAQQKIVSVIRRLEEEGEIVTSKGGKDDIIV; this is encoded by the coding sequence ATGGATGTTAGTTTAACACCAAGACAAAAAGCGGCCCAGGTAGTAATCTCCCTGGGCGCAGATATTGCTTCCAATATTTATAAACATTTACAGGAAGATGAAATTGAGATCTTAACCTATGAGATCACCCGCCAGGAAAGTGTCCCGCCGGAAGTGTCGGATCAGGTTATTGATGAGTTTTATGGTCTTTGTGTTGCCCAAAAGGTATATATAGAAGGCGGTATTAACTACGCCCGAAATGTCCTGGAAAAAGCTTTTGGCATCCAGCAAGGGAGTGCCCTTCTTGAACGGGTGACAAAGACCCTAAGAACAAAGGCTTTTGAGTTTATTCGCAAAGCCGATTATAAAAATTTAATGAATATGATTATGAATGAGCATCCTCAAACGATTGCTCTGGTTTTATCTTATGCCAGAGCTGACCAGGCTTCGGCAATTATTTCCGAACTTCCCAAGAGTATCCGGGTTGAAGTGGTTGAACGGATCGCTCGGATGGATCGTACCTCGCCAGAAATTATCAGGCAAGTAGAAACGATTCTGGAACGTAAATTTGAATCCGTTGTTTCGTTCGACTTACTGGAAGTTGGCGGGATCAACTATATTGCTGAAATTATGAATAATATCGATCGTGGAACTGAAAAATACATCTTTGACGAACTCAGTAAAAACGATGCTAAATTATCAGAAGAAATCCGTAAACGGATGTTTGTATTTGAAGATATTGTTATTCTTGATCCAATGTCAATTCAACGATTCCTCCAGGAAATTGATACCAAAGAAATGTCGGTCGCTCTTAAAGGTGCAAATAAAGCGGTTGCGGATATTATCTTTGAAAATATGTCCCAACGAATGGGTGAAACGGTTAAGAGTGAAATGGAATACTTGCATAATGTTAGAGTCCGGGATGTTGAAGAAGCGCAACAAAAGATTGTGTCAGTAATCCGAAGACTGGAAGAAGAAGGCGAGATTGTTACGTCTAAGGGTGGAAAGGACGATATCATTGTCTAG
- a CDS encoding flagellar protein FliT yields the protein MNNNSRTFCQQKILILKEYVTRGEEILSSIEDWELLAGILEKRDQLIIQLQNLEKNAQENNENMICSADEKSQVDNLLKLILDMDKNCIKLIQDEKDKTMNDLKNNQHNQKIVDYQINLTPNYGTFLDAKK from the coding sequence ATGAACAATAATTCGCGAACATTTTGTCAGCAGAAAATTTTAATTCTGAAAGAATATGTCACTAGAGGCGAAGAAATTCTTAGCAGTATTGAGGATTGGGAATTATTGGCGGGAATTTTGGAGAAGCGGGATCAGTTAATTATTCAGTTGCAGAATTTAGAAAAAAATGCTCAAGAAAATAATGAAAATATGATTTGTAGTGCTGATGAAAAAAGTCAAGTTGATAATCTGCTTAAACTGATTTTGGATATGGATAAAAATTGTATCAAATTGATACAAGACGAAAAAGATAAAACGATGAATGATTTAAAAAATAATCAGCATAATCAAAAGATAGTTGACTATCAGATTAATTTAACACCGAATTACGGAACTTTTTTGGACGCAAAAAAATAA
- the fliF gene encoding flagellar basal-body MS-ring/collar protein FliF, with translation MNEKIKAFLEKIKNFWTGTSKKIKMLMIGGVALVLLVSLGLTIFLNNKEYVPLFEDLTQAETTEIMAALTDMSVDVRLDAKGNITVPAADESTIRMKLATAGYPKNGLSYYVIKENSSLLSTDYERKQYENMQLQERIGASIKTLDGVKDAVVTISVPTENVFYLQETENTTASVIIHMEPGNTLTREQIQGIQNLVAKSVAGLSTDNIALTDGEGNDLVNSATATSVGESKIKLTKAIENDLTQKVNNVLDGPYDPSQFKVSVTATLNTDAIKQESTVYTPSANGQNSGVINQESSSLDITNTNGTVGGVAGTTGNTDVTTYAQNALTNGGVVTGINQDKNYSVSQEITQTEKLDPAIETVSIGIAINDPAMTPVARENLVQLVAFAAGVTPQSVTVRNFEFVQAAQEPVAEPLLTTQRIIVFGGIGAGVLLLLFVLLFILSRGKKKKADGKEKKKKRGKRGKGIEESFAAEEDAQTDELFGALAQDHLPPIEPIQALKDDKKEKVKEFAASNPEIAAQLFKSWLKNESE, from the coding sequence ATGAATGAAAAAATCAAAGCTTTTTTAGAAAAGATAAAAAATTTTTGGACTGGTACTTCAAAAAAAATCAAGATGCTGATGATTGGCGGCGTTGCCTTAGTTCTTTTGGTTTCTCTTGGTTTAACAATCTTTTTAAATAATAAAGAGTATGTGCCCCTTTTTGAAGATTTAACGCAAGCTGAAACTACTGAAATAATGGCGGCACTTACTGATATGTCAGTCGATGTCAGGCTGGATGCGAAAGGCAACATCACCGTACCTGCGGCAGATGAGTCAACGATCCGAATGAAACTGGCAACTGCCGGCTATCCCAAAAATGGTTTAAGTTATTATGTGATTAAAGAAAACAGCAGTTTACTTTCGACTGATTATGAGCGAAAACAATATGAAAACATGCAATTACAGGAACGGATCGGGGCGAGCATCAAAACGCTGGATGGCGTCAAAGATGCGGTCGTGACGATTTCAGTTCCCACTGAAAATGTTTTTTATTTGCAGGAAACAGAAAATACCACAGCTTCGGTGATTATTCACATGGAACCGGGGAATACCTTAACAAGAGAGCAAATTCAAGGAATCCAGAACCTTGTGGCAAAGTCTGTTGCTGGTTTATCAACGGATAACATTGCTTTAACCGATGGTGAAGGTAACGATCTGGTTAATAGTGCGACCGCAACGAGTGTTGGTGAGTCAAAAATAAAGTTAACGAAGGCGATTGAAAATGATCTGACCCAAAAAGTTAACAATGTATTAGATGGCCCTTATGATCCCAGTCAATTTAAGGTGTCGGTAACGGCAACGCTAAATACTGATGCGATCAAGCAGGAATCAACGGTTTACACCCCATCGGCAAATGGCCAGAATTCTGGGGTTATCAATCAGGAATCATCCAGTTTAGACATTACCAATACTAACGGGACGGTTGGTGGTGTGGCGGGAACAACGGGCAATACCGATGTGACAACCTATGCCCAAAATGCGCTAACGAATGGTGGCGTTGTTACCGGAATTAATCAAGATAAAAATTATTCGGTCAGTCAGGAAATTACCCAGACTGAAAAGTTAGATCCAGCTATTGAGACAGTATCCATTGGGATCGCGATTAATGATCCGGCAATGACCCCGGTAGCCAGAGAAAACCTGGTTCAATTAGTTGCTTTCGCAGCAGGGGTAACACCGCAGAGCGTAACTGTCCGGAACTTTGAATTTGTTCAGGCAGCGCAAGAACCGGTTGCAGAGCCGTTATTGACGACGCAACGAATAATTGTATTTGGTGGAATTGGCGCTGGTGTGCTGCTTCTTTTATTCGTGTTGTTGTTTATTCTTTCCCGCGGGAAAAAGAAAAAAGCGGACGGCAAAGAAAAGAAAAAGAAGCGGGGAAAACGTGGAAAAGGTATCGAGGAAAGTTTTGCTGCTGAGGAAGATGCTCAAACCGATGAGTTATTTGGCGCATTAGCCCAAGATCATCTACCACCCATAGAGCCGATTCAGGCATTAAAAGATGATAAAAAAGAAAAAGTTAAAGAGTTTGCAGCGAGCAATCCGGAAATTGCAGCTCAATTGTTCAAATCGTGGTTAAAAAATGAAAGTGAATAG